In Elaeis guineensis isolate ETL-2024a chromosome 1, EG11, whole genome shotgun sequence, a genomic segment contains:
- the LOC105035500 gene encoding probable WRKY transcription factor 47, producing MERPKEMALLYSDSFSSHERGCSVDEGIDRRDGIEEVDFFSESHRRDNHGGDARAGVSHDPRGENVSPQEDTSINTALHLLTMSSRVGQGAEEEKKPNNKLAMLQGELNRLGEENRRLRIMLEQLTRSYGVLHNEYILAMQQRAQDFRHGQDNKTDTSSPVAVSEHQFMERGQTSMQNFGHSGAEDEEQSQSLSNNIVNRGSREQGIIPLTKRQLPVDDGPSEQRSPSWGSNKNPRLMQDTSTDTELPCRKARVSVRARSDAPMITDGCQWRKYGQKMAKGNPCPRAYYRCTMAVGCPVRKQVQRCAEDKTILITTYEGTHNHPLPQTAAAMANTTSAAAAMLLSGSTTSKDSLMTPGGFFQSVPYASTMATLSASAPFPTITLDLTQSPSPLQLSRGHLPSIPFSMPPSMYLPHKLLPGVVGPPAVQFGPRQQSMVETVTAAIAADPNFTTALAAAIKSIMGSPPSTNGPGGSNGSPSGPQVGPGPPQLPQSCTTFSTK from the exons ATGGAGAGGCCGAAGGAAATGGCACTCTTATATTCCGACAGCTTCTCGAGTCATGAGCGTGGTTGCAGTGTTGACGAGGGTATCGATCGGAGAGACGGGATCGAAGAGGTCGATTTCTTCTCGGAGAGCCATCGAAGAGACAACCATGGTGGTGATGCACGAGCTGGTGTTTCGCATGATCCCCGAGGGGAGAACGTATCACCTCAGGAAGATACAAGCATCAAC ACCGCGTTGCATCTTTTGACCATGAGCTCACGGGTTGGCCAGGGAGCTGAAGAGGAGAAGAAACCTAACAACAAG CTGGCCATGCTTCAAGGGGAGCTAAACCGATTGGGAGAAGAGAACCGGAGATTGAGGATCATGCTGGAGCAGCTCACTAGAAGTTATGGTGTTCTTCACAACGAGTATATTTTAGCCATGCAACAACGGGCACAGGATTTCCGGCATGGACag GACAACAAGACCGATACATCGAGTCCGGTGGCAGTATCCGAACACCAATTCATGGAACGTGGTCAAACTAGCATGCAGAACTTCGGACATTCTGgtgctgaagatgaagaacaatcaCAATCTTTGAGCAACAACATCGTCAACAGAGGTTCAAGGGAGCAAGGCATTATTCCACTCACCAAGAGACAACTACCTGTTGATGATGGTCCCTCCGAGCAAAGATCACCTAGCTGGGGGAGTAACAAGAATCCGAGGCTAATGCAAGACACAAGCACTGACACTGAGCTCCCATGCCGCAAAGCAAGAGTCTCAGTGCGCGCACGATCTGATGCCCCAATG ATTACTGATGGATGTCAATGGAGGAAATATGGTCAGAAGATGGCAAAGGGCAATCCATGCCCACGAGCCTATTATCGTTGCACCATGGCTGTTGGTTGCCCCGTTCGAAAGCAG GTGCAGAGATGTGCCGAGGACAAGACCATTCTTATAACCACCTACGAGGGCACCCACAACCACCCCCTCCCCCAAACCGCCGCTGCCATGGCCAACACTACGTCCGCCGCTGCCGCCATGCTTCTCTCCGGCTCCACCACCAGCAAAGACTCCCTCATGACCCCTGGTGGCTTCTTCCAATCCGTGCCCTATGCTTCCACCATGGCCACCCTCTCCGCCTCCGCCCCATTCCCCACCATCACCCTCGATCTAACGCAGTCCCCGAGTCCACTCCAGCTCTCGCGGGGCCATCTGCCGTCAATCCCGTTCTCGATGCCGCCATCGATGTACCTCCCCCATAAGCTGCTGCCTGGAGTGGTGGGGCCGCCGGCGGTGCAGTTTGGCCCAAGGCAGCAGTCAATGGTTGAGACAGTCACCGCAGCAATTGCAGCAGATCCCAACTTCACTACAGCCTTGGCTGCCGCTATCAAGTCAATCATGGGGTCTCCTCCGAGCACCAATGGTCCTGGTGGTAGCAATGGCTCCCCTTCTGGGCCTCAGGTAGGGCCCGGACCACCCCAGCTTCCTCAGTCTTGCACCACATTTTCTACTAAATAA